A genomic window from Actinomycetaceae bacterium MB13-C1-2 includes:
- a CDS encoding exonuclease domain-containing protein has protein sequence MALTSAASNGGPAGVYGWSGTRSRKPLRASSKLVPSFAELMSPSFVSVDFETANRLGGVSACQIALVKVVDGNVVARQSSYLCPPVGYDRFEFTWLHGISQKQTSDAPAWDEASSDIAEFVGDSPVYAHNASFDARVWRELDNYFDTETLPDRFYCSYRLAQRTVPGLVNYKLPTVAHACAPWFELDHHQADSDAEACALIVASIQAMSGVDSLLSS, from the coding sequence TTGGCTTTGACTTCAGCAGCAAGCAACGGGGGGCCTGCAGGCGTGTACGGATGGTCGGGGACCAGATCGCGCAAACCCTTGAGGGCCAGTAGCAAACTGGTTCCTTCGTTCGCCGAGCTGATGTCGCCCTCGTTCGTCTCGGTCGACTTCGAAACCGCGAATCGTCTAGGCGGCGTCTCCGCCTGCCAGATAGCCCTGGTCAAGGTCGTGGACGGCAACGTCGTGGCGCGCCAGTCCAGCTACCTCTGTCCACCCGTTGGGTACGACAGATTCGAGTTCACCTGGCTACACGGGATCTCACAAAAGCAGACAAGCGATGCGCCCGCATGGGATGAGGCGAGCTCGGATATAGCTGAGTTCGTTGGGGACAGTCCCGTGTACGCGCACAATGCCTCATTCGATGCCCGCGTCTGGCGTGAACTGGACAACTACTTCGACACCGAAACACTTCCGGACCGTTTCTACTGCTCTTATCGTCTGGCGCAGAGAACCGTTCCTGGCCTGGTTAACTACAAGCTCCCGACCGTTGCGCACGCCTGCGCGCCGTGGTTCGAGCTAGACCACCACCAGGCTGACTCGGATGCGGAAGCGTGCGCGTTGATAGTCGCGAGTATCCAGGCGATGAGCGGTGTCGATTCCCTCCTCAGTTCGTGA
- the zupT gene encoding zinc transporter ZupT, translating into MTLALVVSLLAGLATSIGGLLVLNSKTLERQWLAVSLAFAAGAMIIVSLVELVPLGIEYMGEYASPKLAQLYVWLAFFGGIALVLVIDRILPDVLNPNEMEGREDALTETDTSSTRNLMRSGALVAMVLALHNFPEGMATFFTTYQDPQVGFTLAVAIAIHNVPEGIAVAAPVYAATGSKKKGFWWATFSGLTEPIGALFAALLVAWVIPPQFFGIFYGVVSGMMVFLALDELLPGAWRYQTDKHQTIYGMLAGMGAMAVSFVLFASGS; encoded by the coding sequence ATGACCCTCGCCCTAGTCGTTTCTCTCCTTGCCGGTTTGGCGACGTCGATCGGTGGGCTGTTGGTCCTGAACTCAAAGACACTGGAGCGTCAGTGGCTGGCGGTCTCACTGGCCTTTGCGGCCGGAGCGATGATAATTGTCTCCCTGGTAGAGCTAGTACCGCTTGGAATCGAATACATGGGCGAGTACGCTTCGCCGAAACTCGCGCAGTTGTACGTGTGGCTCGCGTTTTTCGGTGGGATTGCTCTGGTTCTGGTTATCGACCGGATACTGCCAGACGTGCTAAATCCAAACGAGATGGAGGGGCGCGAGGACGCTCTTACTGAAACGGATACTTCATCAACTCGAAACCTGATGCGCTCGGGCGCTCTTGTAGCAATGGTGCTGGCGCTACACAACTTTCCCGAGGGCATGGCGACATTCTTTACTACATATCAGGACCCGCAGGTCGGATTCACTCTGGCGGTAGCAATCGCAATTCACAATGTTCCCGAGGGCATAGCCGTTGCAGCCCCTGTGTACGCGGCGACAGGATCGAAGAAGAAGGGTTTCTGGTGGGCGACATTTTCGGGGCTGACTGAGCCAATCGGCGCATTGTTCGCTGCTTTGCTTGTCGCCTGGGTGATTCCGCCGCAGTTCTTTGGGATCTTCTACGGAGTTGTCTCCGGCATGATGGTCTTCCTTGCCCTCGACGAACTGCTCCCAGGTGCATGGCGTTACCAGACTGACAAACACCAAACGATCTACGGAATGTTGGCCGGAATGGGAGCTATGGCGGTGAGCTTTGTCCTGTTCGCTAGCGGCTCATAG
- a CDS encoding serine hydrolase has product MTSRKSVARCGLLMGVVLSLLLMPMGVVAASAEEMDSVTTDDGTAQRSDFEDVFRQAGPVAQMQERLAQEANLGPTGAFCGRIVGGLPSGLHLSVSFEELISDAEAALGDAPENVLNTQDAVVLEETIEIAQGLDGTLTVGASESGKVRQELSRALYEFENRVASYDSLLEELSSMSGGDEGGSIWVEDEEDPDGGFMVLLGAGQVGIQVVDLSTGLPVVSLNQNDPFTMASTYKLYVASSMIDAVESGAASWSDDLIGMTLDECFNEMITYSDNDCPEAWLEQIGWENIGPTLTKLGAQDTEFVPYGLVSTPADLARALEVLASTDSMSDDSHQRLFYAMENQIYRDGIPAALDPIGTVADKVGFLEPEELHDAAIVSTPKGEYAIVIMTVYLSWETIAEMTQAVYDYL; this is encoded by the coding sequence TTGACCTCTCGGAAGTCCGTCGCACGTTGCGGGCTGTTGATGGGAGTCGTCCTTTCCTTACTTCTGATGCCGATGGGAGTTGTTGCGGCATCCGCAGAGGAAATGGATAGCGTCACGACCGACGATGGGACGGCGCAGCGGTCCGATTTTGAGGACGTTTTCCGCCAGGCCGGTCCCGTCGCTCAGATGCAAGAAAGACTCGCACAAGAGGCAAATCTGGGGCCAACTGGCGCCTTTTGCGGTCGGATCGTTGGAGGATTGCCGTCGGGACTTCATCTCTCGGTCAGTTTCGAGGAGCTAATCTCGGACGCCGAGGCGGCTCTGGGAGATGCCCCCGAGAACGTTTTGAACACCCAGGATGCGGTCGTTCTGGAGGAGACGATCGAGATTGCGCAAGGCCTCGACGGAACCTTGACAGTAGGAGCTTCAGAGTCGGGCAAAGTTCGCCAGGAACTGAGTCGCGCACTCTACGAGTTTGAGAACCGTGTAGCCTCATACGACTCTCTGCTGGAAGAGCTTTCCTCAATGAGCGGTGGCGACGAGGGCGGAAGCATCTGGGTAGAGGACGAGGAAGACCCAGACGGCGGATTCATGGTTCTGCTCGGTGCGGGCCAGGTCGGGATTCAGGTAGTGGATTTAAGTACCGGTCTTCCAGTTGTGTCTTTGAACCAGAATGACCCGTTCACCATGGCCAGCACGTACAAGCTCTACGTGGCCAGTTCGATGATCGACGCAGTTGAGTCGGGTGCGGCCAGTTGGTCGGATGATCTGATTGGCATGACGCTTGACGAGTGTTTCAACGAAATGATCACATACTCGGACAACGACTGTCCCGAGGCCTGGCTCGAGCAAATCGGTTGGGAGAACATCGGACCCACGCTGACCAAACTCGGGGCGCAGGATACCGAGTTTGTCCCCTACGGATTGGTCTCGACTCCAGCGGACCTTGCGCGGGCACTTGAAGTGTTGGCCTCCACCGACTCAATGAGTGATGACTCGCATCAGAGGCTGTTTTACGCGATGGAGAACCAGATCTATCGAGACGGAATCCCGGCCGCGCTGGACCCAATCGGCACCGTTGCTGACAAGGTCGGATTCCTTGAGCCCGAGGAACTACATGACGCCGCGATCGTATCCACGCCCAAGGGCGAGTATGCAATCGTGATCATGACCGTGTATCTCTCGTGGGAGACAATAGCTGAGATGACTCAGGCGGTCTATGACTATCTGTGA